One genomic region from Vibrio cyclitrophicus encodes:
- the carA gene encoding glutamine-hydrolyzing carbamoyl-phosphate synthase small subunit, which translates to MKKSALLVLEDGTVFHGEAIGAVGSAVGEVVFNTSMTGYQEILTDPSYSQQIVTLTYPHIGNTGTNSEDEESSSIHAQGLVIRDLPLIASNFRNEQSLSDYLKSQNVVGIADIDTRKLTRILREKGAQNGCIVAGSSVNDGNLDEALALAKAKEFPGLKGMDLAKEVTTKEAYQWKQGSWTLTGGLPEAKADSELPYHVVAYDFGAKRNILRMLVDRGCRLTVVPAETSAEEVLALNPDGVFLSNGPGDPEPCTYAIEATKVFLEKGLPIFGICLGHQILALASGAKTVKMKFGHHGANHPVKDLDRDVVMITSQNHGFAADEETLPETLRATHKSLFDGSLQGIHRTDKPAFSFQGHPEASPGPEDAAPLFDHFIELIKQHTA; encoded by the coding sequence TTGAAGAAGTCAGCACTACTCGTCCTAGAAGATGGGACAGTATTTCACGGTGAAGCCATTGGCGCTGTAGGTTCCGCAGTTGGTGAAGTCGTTTTTAATACCTCGATGACGGGGTACCAAGAAATCCTCACTGATCCTTCCTATTCTCAACAAATCGTTACCCTTACTTACCCTCACATTGGCAATACCGGAACCAATTCCGAAGACGAAGAATCTTCTTCAATCCACGCTCAAGGCCTTGTGATTCGCGATCTCCCTCTAATCGCTTCTAACTTCCGTAATGAACAATCCCTTTCTGATTACCTTAAGTCGCAAAACGTTGTTGGTATCGCTGATATTGATACTCGTAAGCTGACGCGTATTCTTCGTGAAAAAGGTGCTCAAAACGGTTGTATCGTAGCTGGCTCTTCAGTAAACGATGGAAACCTAGACGAAGCTCTAGCTCTTGCTAAAGCAAAAGAATTCCCAGGCCTGAAAGGTATGGACCTTGCGAAAGAAGTTACAACAAAAGAAGCGTATCAATGGAAACAAGGTTCGTGGACGCTTACGGGTGGACTTCCTGAAGCGAAAGCAGACTCTGAATTGCCATACCACGTTGTTGCTTATGACTTCGGTGCAAAACGAAACATCTTACGAATGCTTGTTGACCGCGGCTGCCGCCTAACGGTTGTTCCTGCTGAAACTTCAGCAGAAGAAGTACTCGCTCTGAACCCAGACGGTGTTTTCCTTTCAAATGGCCCTGGTGACCCAGAACCATGTACTTACGCAATTGAAGCGACAAAAGTGTTCCTAGAAAAAGGCTTACCAATCTTCGGTATCTGTCTAGGTCACCAGATTCTTGCTCTTGCGTCAGGCGCTAAGACAGTGAAGATGAAGTTTGGTCACCACGGTGCAAACCACCCGGTTAAAGATTTAGATCGTGATGTTGTGATGATTACTTCGCAAAACCACGGCTTTGCTGCTGACGAAGAAACCCTTCCAGAGACACTGCGTGCAACGCACAAATCATTATTTGATGGTTCTCTACAAGGTATTCACCGTACAGACAAACCAGCATTCAGCTTCCAAGGTCACCCGGAAGCAAGCCCAGGTCCAGAAGACGCAGCGCCGTTATTCGACCACTTTATTGAACTAATCAAACAGCAC
- the dapB gene encoding 4-hydroxy-tetrahydrodipicolinate reductase — MEIFAVVRIAIAGAAGRMGRNLVKAAHHNSEASVGAGSERPESSLVGVDVGELCGEGRFDVALVDDLSKAIEEFDVIVDFTAPVSTLANIELCKRHGKKLIIGTTGFSEEEKQAIDAASKEMPIVMAPNYSVGVNLVFKLLEKAAKVMGDYCDVEIVEAHHRHKVDAPSGTAIGMGEAIAGAMGNELNDVAVWSREGITGERTKDEIGFATIRAGDIIGEHTAMFADIGERVEITHKATDRMTFANGAIKAAVWLNDKPAGFYTMTDVLGLNDL, encoded by the coding sequence ATGGAGATATTCGCAGTGGTAAGAATTGCAATTGCAGGAGCAGCGGGCCGTATGGGTCGTAACTTGGTGAAAGCCGCTCATCATAATTCAGAAGCAAGTGTTGGTGCTGGTTCAGAGCGTCCAGAGTCATCTTTAGTGGGCGTTGATGTCGGCGAGTTATGTGGTGAAGGTCGTTTTGATGTCGCTTTAGTGGATGACTTGTCTAAAGCTATCGAAGAGTTTGATGTGATCGTCGATTTTACCGCACCTGTTAGCACATTAGCGAATATTGAACTTTGTAAACGTCATGGTAAAAAGCTGATCATCGGCACAACGGGTTTCTCTGAAGAAGAAAAGCAGGCTATCGATGCGGCGTCAAAAGAGATGCCAATTGTCATGGCACCTAACTACAGCGTTGGTGTAAACCTGGTATTTAAGCTGCTAGAAAAGGCCGCTAAAGTGATGGGCGATTACTGTGATGTTGAAATCGTTGAAGCTCACCATCGCCACAAGGTAGATGCACCTTCAGGCACGGCTATTGGTATGGGTGAAGCGATTGCTGGTGCGATGGGTAATGAGCTTAACGATGTAGCCGTATGGTCACGTGAAGGTATTACTGGTGAGCGAACTAAGGATGAGATCGGTTTTGCGACGATTCGTGCCGGCGACATTATTGGTGAGCACACCGCTATGTTTGCTGATATAGGTGAGCGAGTGGAAATTACCCATAAAGCGACCGACCGAATGACTTTTGCCAATGGTGCAATCAAGGCGGCAGTTTGGCTAAATGATAAACCAGCAGGCTTTTATACCATGACTGACGTCCTTGGTTTGAATGACCTATAA
- the mutT gene encoding 8-oxo-dGTP diphosphatase MutT, with protein sequence MKRIHIVAGIIFNQDKSQVFITKRPDDKHKGGFWEFPGGKVEVGETIEQAMTRELDEEIGIKVTEQSLFEHLEFDYSDKSLKFDFILVTAFEQQPYGKEGQQGEWVNLESLNQYPFPEANVPILERVIKEFS encoded by the coding sequence ATGAAAAGAATCCATATTGTTGCGGGCATTATCTTCAACCAAGATAAATCACAGGTCTTTATTACTAAACGCCCAGACGATAAACACAAAGGTGGCTTTTGGGAGTTCCCTGGCGGCAAGGTTGAAGTAGGGGAAACCATTGAACAAGCAATGACTCGTGAGTTAGATGAAGAAATTGGCATCAAGGTAACTGAACAGTCTCTCTTCGAGCATCTTGAATTTGATTACAGTGATAAATCGCTTAAGTTTGATTTCATCCTTGTGACAGCCTTTGAGCAACAGCCTTATGGTAAAGAGGGTCAACAAGGTGAATGGGTAAACCTAGAATCTTTGAATCAATACCCCTTCCCAGAGGCAAATGTACCAATTTTAGAGCGAGTAATAAAAGAGTTTTCGTAA